GGTGGATATGTGGGGTTGAGCATATTAGGGACGTGACCCCGTTTCCCAGGACAGTTGCCCGCATTTATCCCTGACTTTTGTTCTCAAACACCGTTCGCCCGAGCTTTACCAACGCGGCGTGCATTTTTATCAATGCCGACAGCTCAACATATTCGTCTGGCACATGGGCAAGTGTGGGCACCCCCGGCCCACAGATGTAAATGGATGGATTGGCTGGCTGGTATCTTGGCGCTTCGGTCGCATACGGGACGTCGACGATCGCCGATTTAAGGCACGTGGTGAGCATTTTCACGATCTTCGAATCCCTGTCGGATTCGAATGGTTCAAGGCCATAGATCGTTTCAATTTCGTAGTCTTCACCAACTAAACGACTCCTTATCAGTGCTTCGACATCTTTCACGGTTAGGGGTGCGGGGAAGCGCACATCAATCTCCGTTTGACATCTATCCGGTACGACATTGTCCTTCGTTCCGCCTTGGATCGTCGTGAAACACATCGTCATTTTGTCCGTTGGACCAGCTGGAACCTGCGCGAGATCTGAGAGCTTGATCAGTAAATTGTTCATTTTAAGAATCGCATTCTCTCCAAGCCAGCACTGGCTCGAATGGGCTGCTTTTCCTCGTGTAATCAATCTAAACCGGAAGACCCCCTTCTCTCTGCATGCAACGTTAAGGCTTGTCGGCTCGCAGATGATAATCGCATGCGCCGTCCTCACAGCTTCGAACTGGCTGAGCTTCAAAGCTCCCAGCATCTTTTCTTCTTCATCGGTGGTAAGGAGAAGAGTACAGGGGACATCCTCTCTTGCGAGGTCCCGTGCGGCGACCAACATTGAGGCGACCGCGCCCTTCATGTCTGTAGTGCCCCTCCCATAAATCCTGTCCCCATCGATTTCCCCTTGTTTCCTAGTCCAACCATCTCCAATGGGAACCGTGTCTAGATGTCCGGATAATGCAATGCCTCCCTTACCTCTTGATGCGATGAGTGCTGGGTATGATTTGTCGCCCGCAATAGCGATTTCAAACCCAATTTCTTCAAGTATCTTCTTCGCATAATTCACAATGATGCTCTTGTCTGCATGCATATCGCTTCTTATTTCTAGAAGATCAAGAAGCGTCGACAATATCTCATTTCTCATGTGACAACACCTTTCTCTCTCTTTTCTAAATCGTCTATCGTCTTTTCAAGGAGGAGGATGAGGTTCCTCAAATCTTCAAGATGGATGCATTCGACGGTGGAATGTGTATATCTTACGGGTATGCATAGGGGAACCATCAATGAACCGAATTCTTGGGCGGCAGCGCCATCAGTACTTCCTCCACTTATTCCCAACTGAAGCGGCAATCCATTAGATGCAGCTACTCGTCTAACGAGGTTAACTAAAGCAGGC
The window above is part of the Methanomassiliicoccales archaeon genome. Proteins encoded here:
- a CDS encoding M20/M25/M40 family metallo-hydrolase, whose amino-acid sequence is MRNEILSTLLDLLEIRSDMHADKSIIVNYAKKILEEIGFEIAIAGDKSYPALIASRGKGGIALSGHLDTVPIGDGWTRKQGEIDGDRIYGRGTTDMKGAVASMLVAARDLAREDVPCTLLLTTDEEEKMLGALKLSQFEAVRTAHAIIICEPTSLNVACREKGVFRFRLITRGKAAHSSQCWLGENAILKMNNLLIKLSDLAQVPAGPTDKMTMCFTTIQGGTKDNVVPDRCQTEIDVRFPAPLTVKDVEALIRSRLVGEDYEIETIYGLEPFESDRDSKIVKMLTTCLKSAIVDVPYATEAPRYQPANPSIYICGPGVPTLAHVPDEYVELSALIKMHAALVKLGRTVFENKSQG